A portion of the Deltaproteobacteria bacterium genome contains these proteins:
- a CDS encoding aminotransferase class I/II-fold pyridoxal phosphate-dependent enzyme — MQAIMLAAGMGRRLGHHTQANTKCMLKVAGRTLLERAVESLHGAGIDKLILVVGYQADSLRRYVAANIRDIEIEYVENPEYATTNNIYSLWLARDQLAADDTVLLESDLIFEPGVIRSLVEHPASDLATVARYEQWMEGTVTLLDGQDRIVEFLEKKNFAFSQAGNYFKTVNIYKFSREFSRRHYLPFLEAYIAAYGQNEYYEQVLKAIAHLAHSGLKAFKLSGEKWYEIDDSQDLDIAETLFAEGEQQLARYQQRYGGYWRFSGLLDFCYLVNPFFPPPALQEKLKYFFESLVTQYPSGLRVQAICASRMFNVDESEIVVGNGAAELIQALGRRTRGTVAMSVPAFNEYFRCFPDTKFHRVEASQFGYGLSKDRLLQAAEEVETLVLVNPDNPSGALLDRNDLLDVVAYCDQRGKRVIVDESFMDFADPERGCSLLNSAWLREFRNLVVIKSISKTYGVPGLRLGILASGDPELLAGVRRDLPVWNINSLAEYFLQIFPAFRSRYEESCERVRGERARLQRELGQIPFLKTFPSQANYFLCEVTARFSATDLARILLSKHSILIKDLTGKDGFERGQFIRIAIRNGADNDQLIAALRQANRGA, encoded by the coding sequence ATGCAGGCAATCATGCTGGCGGCGGGAATGGGGCGGCGCTTGGGGCATCACACCCAAGCGAACACCAAGTGTATGCTGAAGGTTGCGGGCCGAACCTTGCTGGAGCGGGCCGTGGAATCCTTGCATGGAGCGGGAATCGACAAATTGATCTTGGTCGTGGGCTATCAGGCGGATTCCTTGCGCCGGTACGTGGCTGCGAACATTCGGGACATCGAAATCGAGTACGTGGAAAACCCGGAATATGCGACGACCAACAACATTTATTCGCTCTGGCTCGCCCGGGATCAACTGGCCGCAGACGACACGGTTTTGCTGGAGTCGGATCTGATATTCGAACCCGGGGTGATTCGGTCGTTGGTGGAACATCCGGCGTCCGATCTGGCAACGGTAGCCCGATACGAGCAGTGGATGGAGGGCACGGTGACTCTGCTCGACGGCCAAGATCGCATCGTGGAATTCCTGGAGAAGAAAAATTTTGCCTTCAGCCAGGCCGGAAACTACTTCAAAACCGTCAATATCTACAAGTTCAGTCGCGAGTTTTCGCGGCGCCACTATCTTCCGTTCCTGGAGGCCTACATCGCGGCCTATGGACAGAACGAATACTACGAACAGGTCCTGAAAGCCATCGCGCACTTGGCCCATTCGGGGCTCAAGGCCTTCAAGCTTTCGGGCGAAAAGTGGTACGAGATCGATGACTCGCAGGATCTGGACATCGCGGAAACCCTGTTTGCCGAAGGCGAACAGCAACTGGCCCGCTACCAGCAGCGTTATGGGGGTTATTGGAGGTTTTCAGGGCTGTTGGATTTCTGTTACCTGGTGAATCCTTTTTTTCCGCCGCCGGCGCTGCAGGAGAAATTGAAGTATTTCTTTGAAAGCCTGGTCACCCAGTATCCCTCCGGCCTGCGGGTGCAGGCAATCTGCGCAAGCCGGATGTTCAACGTGGACGAGTCGGAAATCGTGGTGGGCAACGGTGCCGCGGAACTCATCCAGGCCCTGGGCCGGCGTACGCGGGGAACGGTGGCCATGTCCGTGCCTGCCTTCAACGAATACTTCCGGTGTTTCCCGGATACCAAGTTTCACCGGGTCGAGGCCAGCCAGTTCGGCTATGGCTTGAGCAAGGACAGGCTGTTGCAGGCTGCCGAGGAAGTTGAGACGCTGGTTTTGGTCAACCCCGACAACCCCAGTGGGGCCCTTCTGGATCGGAATGACCTGCTGGACGTGGTGGCGTATTGCGACCAGCGAGGGAAGCGCGTCATCGTGGATGAATCGTTCATGGATTTTGCCGATCCGGAACGCGGATGTTCTCTGTTGAATTCCGCCTGGCTGCGGGAATTCAGGAACCTGGTGGTCATTAAAAGCATCAGCAAGACCTACGGCGTGCCCGGACTGCGCCTGGGCATCCTGGCCTCGGGCGATCCGGAGTTGCTGGCCGGCGTTCGGCGCGACCTGCCCGTCTGGAACATCAACTCCCTGGCGGAATATTTTCTCCAAATCTTTCCCGCGTTCCGTAGCCGGTACGAGGAATCCTGCGAACGGGTACGCGGCGAACGCGCCCGGCTACAGCGGGAATTGGGGCAGATCCCGTTCCTCAAGACCTTCCCATCCCAAGCCAATTACTTCCTGTGCGAGGTGACTGCCCGATTTTCCGCGACGGATCTGGCGCGAATTCTGCTCTCCAAACACAGCATTTTGATCAAGGATCTCACTGGCAAGGATGGTTTTGAGCGTGGCCAGTTCATCCGAATTGCCATTCGGAACGGGGCGGACAACGACCAGTTGATTGCCGCCTTGCGCCAGGCAAACCGGGGAGCTTGA